One Ornithinicoccus hortensis genomic window, CGTCACCCTACGACGCCAGGGCCCGCCGGCCGCACGGGTCGGCGGGCCCTGGCGCGCCCGGAGGGACAGGGGGAACCATGAGCACCGACCGCACGAATCGCCGTGAGCCGGCCGGGACCACCCCGGCGCGCCGGCTGCTGGCGCTGCTCACCCTGGGGGTGACGCTCGCGCTGGCGGTCGCCGCCTCCCTGGTGGGGGTCGCCGGCACCGCCTCGGCCGAGGAGCCGTTCGCGCTGCCGGACCGGGTGGTCGACCGGGCGCGCGCCCTGACCGACGACGGACCGGTCCGGACCGCGCTGGACGACCTGCGCGAGGAGACCGGGATCGACCTCCACGTGGTCTACGTCCGGGACTTCGCCGGTCTGGACGGCCCCACCTGGGCCACCCGCACCGCCGAGCTCAGCGGGCTGCCCGACACCGCGTTCGTGCTGGCCATCGCCACCGAGGACCGCCGCTACGGGACCGTCTTCGACGCCGACGAGGTGAGCGCCGACACGGCGGCCACCGTCGAGTCCGACTGGATCGAGCCCGCCCTGCGCGAGGACGACTGGGCCGGTGCCGCGACCGCCGCGGCGCAGGGGTATGCCGAGGAGTCGGACGGCCCCAGCCCGGGCGCGTTCGTGATGTTCGTGGTCGCGGTCGGCGCCGGCATCGTCACGGCCGGCACCGGCCTGTGGCGGGCCTTCCGTGGTGGCCGGAAGAACGCCCGCGCGTGGTCCGCGGCCATCGGCGACCGGCTCTCCGCGATCGACCGGTCCCTGGTCGAGCTGGACGGCCGGCTGCAGTCCGCCGGGTCCGAGCAGGCGTATGCCGAGGCCGAGTTCGGGCCGGACGCCGCGGGCGACTGGCAACGGGCGGTGCAGCGGGCCCGTGCCGGCCAGGACGAGGCGCACCGGTTGCGGTCCGCGTTCACCCCTCCCCCGTCCGGGGACCCCGCGCACCTGCCGGCCGAGCTCGACGACATCACCGCCCGGATCGACGCGGCCGGGGCCGCGCTCACGGCCCAGTCGCGGCGGATGGACGCGGCGCGGGACCTGGCGGGCGGCGGGCCGGCCGCGGTCCACGAGCTCCGGCAGCGGCTCAGCGCCACCGGGTCGCACCTCGGCGACCTGGCCGCCGCCGTCCCGGGCCGGGTGCAGGACGGCCCGCCGGGCCTGCAGCAGTTCTGCGACCGCGACCTCGAGCGGGCCGGCGAGGCCGGCGCGGAGGGGCTGGACCTGGTGCAGCGGGCCGAGGCCGCGCTGGGCCACCGACGGACCTACCAGGCCGCGACGCTCCTCACCGGGGCCGGCGGCGCCCTCGCCACCGTCGAGGAGTCGATCGGCCGGCTCGGCGACCCGGCCGCGGCGCTGGCCAGGTTGCAGGGCGAGGCGGAGGTGCTGACCGCACGCCTGGAGAAGCGGCTGCGCACCGCCCGGAACTACACCGGCGCCGCGCCGGGCACCGGACGGCAGCCGCCCCGCTACAGTTCAGCCGTGGACTTCCCCCCGCTCCTGGAGGCGGTTGCCCGGGCGGAGGAGACCCTCGCCGCCGACGAGGGCGGCACCGCCGACCCGGTCGAGTACCCCGAGGCCCTGCGCACCGCCCTGGCCTCCCTGGAGCGGGCCCTGGTGCCGCACCTGGCCGCCGAGCGCCGGCGCGCGCACGACGCGGAGGTGGCGAACGGTCGCGGGCCCCGGAGCAGGTTCCGGTCCGGCGCCCGCCGGAGTTCCCGCCGTAGGTCCCGGTCCGGCGGACGCCGCCGCTCCGGTGGAGGAAGGTTCTGACCATGCGACGACAGGTCCTGCACCCCGTGGCGGCCCGGGTGTCCGCGCTGCTCACCGCCCTGCTGGCGCTGGTCCTGCTGACCGGCGCCCCGGCATACGCGACGGATCCGTTCAACCTGCCCGACGAGCTGGTCGACGAGGCGGGCGTGCTCGACGACGACGCCGCCGTGCGGGCGGCCCAGGACCGGTTGCAGGCCGAGGGCGGGCTGCAGCTCTTCCTGGTCTACGTGGACGACTTCTCCGGCATGGACGGCCCCTCGTGGGCGGACAGGACCGCAGAGCTGTCGGGCCTCGGGGCGCAGGACCTGCTGGTCGCGGTGGCCGTCGAGGACCGCCGGTGGGGCTACTCGGTGCACGAGGACTCCGGGCTCTCCGACGGCCAGGTGGACGAGGTCGCCAGCGACTACATCGAGCCGCAGCTGCGGGACGGGGACTGGGCCGGGGCGGGCGTCGCGGCGGCCGAGGGCTACCTGGAGAAGGCCAACGAGGAGTCGGTCACCGGCCGGGTGCTGCTGATCGGTCTCGGCGTGCTGCTCGTGGCGGGGATCGGCTACTTCGTGGGGCGGGCGCTGCTGCGGCGCCGTCGGGCCCGGCAGGTCGCGCAGGAGGAGCAGGAGCTGCGCGAGGCCCGGGCGCAGGAACTCGGCTCCGCCCTGGTGGCGCTGGACGACGAGCTCGAGTCGGCCGAGTCGGAGCTGCTGTATGCCGAGGCCGAGTTCGACCCCGACCTCACCGTCCCGTTCCGCGAGGCGCTGGAGGCGTCCCGGGCCGAGTCGGTCCAGGCCTACCGGCAGCGCAGCGAGCTGGGCGAGGTCACGACCGTCACCTCGCACACCGAGACCATGAAGACCCTGGGCGACCTCGCCGACCTCGTCCATCAGGCCGGCTCGCGGCTGGCCGAGCACGCCGCAGCCTTCGCCGAGCTGCGCAAGCTGGCCGACCGCGCCCCGGAACGCACCACCGAGCTGTCCGGCGCGCTGGAGGCGGCCCGGGGTCGGCTGGACGACCTCGCCTCCCTGCTCGCCGCCCGGTCCGACCTGACCGCGGGGCAGCAGGAACAGGTCGGCGACCAGGTGACCGAGGGACGGCAGTGGCTGGACCAGGCCGACGCCGCCCTCGGCCAGGCCCGCGAGCGGGTCGACCGGGGCGACCCCGAGGATGCCGTCGTGCCGCTGCGGACCGCCGAGGGCCTGCTCTCGCGGGTCGGCCAGCGGCTGGACCAGCTCTCCGACGTGGACCGGCTGGTGGGCGAGTGGACCGCCCTGCTGGAGGAGGCCCGGGCCTCGCTGTCCTCCGACGTCTCCGACGCGGCCCGGCTCGCGCCGCAGGACGCCACCGTCACCGGGCTCGCGGCGGAGGCCACCGCCGCGCTGGGCCGGGCCACCGACGGCTCCGAGGACCCAGTGGACCTGGCCGAGGAGCTGGGTCAGATCGAGGGCCGCCTGGACGACGCGCTCGAGAGCTACCGGGAGGCCGAGGAGACCCGGCGCAAGCAGCAGGAGGCGTATGCCGCGCAGCGGCGGCGCACCGGGTTCCGGATGGACTCGCTGAACAAGGCGGTGCAGTTGGACCGCTGGGCGCTGTCCGACCGGCAGCGCCAGGAGGTCCAGGAGATCAAGGACCTGGTCACCTCGGCGGAGGCGCTGTCCGCCACGGATCCGGTGCGGGCCAAGACCGACCTCACGGCGGCCACCAACCGGGCCGGCCGAATCCTGGCCGTGATCAACTCGGCGCGCGCCGCCCGGGTGGTCGACGAGACGGACTCGGGCTCCGGGTGGGACTGGGGCTGGGGTTCGGGCGGTTCCGTCGGCTCGTGGGGGTCCTCGCGGTCCAGTAGGTCGAGGAGCTCCTCGCGGTCCAGGAGCAGTTCGTCGCGGCGCAGCTCCTCGCGGTCCAGCTCCTCGAGCCGTCGCTCGTCGGGCTCGCGGCGCTCCGGTGGCGGGCGGTTCTAGCCGGTTGGTCGGCGCGCGGCCGGCGGCCGTCGCCCTCGGCGGGAGTGGCTCAGCGGGAGTGGCTCAGCGGGAGTGGAAGCGCTGTTGGGCGGCCTCCAGGCCTTGGTGCACCAGGTCGTGCACCGCGTCCACACCGTCCCCGATCAACAGTTCCACCTCGACCCGGTCGCGGGCCGGGAAGTCGGACAGCACGTAGTCGGCCGGGTCCTGCCGTCCGGGCGGCCGGCCGATGCCCAGCCGCACCCGTAGGTAGTCCTTGGTGCCGACCGACTGGCTGATCGAGCGCAGCCCGTTGTGGCCGCCCTCGCCCCCGCCGCGCTTGAGCCGCACGGCGCCGAAGTCGATGTCCAGCTCGTCGTGGATCACGACCAGCTGCTCGACGGGGACCTTGAAGAAGGACAGCAGGTTCTTCACCGGGCCGCCGGAAACGTTCATGTAGGTCATCGGCTGTGCGAGCAGCACCCGCGGCCCCGGCGCTCCCCCGGGCAGCGTGCCCAGCCGGATCTCACTGAGCCAGGCCCGCGCCTTGTGCTCCCGCGCGCTGGCCCCGGCCTGCTCGGCCAGCTCGGCGATCACCATCGCGCCGATGTTGTGCCGGTTGCCGGCATACCGGGGTCCGGGGTTGCCCAGCCCCACGACCAGCCACGGGTCCATGCCAGCCTCCTGTACGGCGGGATGCTCGGGTCACCCCGAAACGGGCTGCAGGATTCTCGGGTTACCCCGGAACCTGGCGCTTGCGACCGGGAAGGTTCTCCCCCGAAGCGTCAGATTATCGGGTGACCCGAGAATCCTGCAGTGGTCTGGGACGACGCTCAGGCGTCCTCGGACTCACCGGCGGACTCGCCCTCGGCAGCGGCGGCGTCGCCCTCGGACTCGCCCTCGGCGGCCTCGGCGGCCTCCTCGTCGGACTCCTCGTGCTCGATGCCGGCCTCGGCCTCGGCCTCGGCGAGCTCCGCCTCCAGGGCCTCCTCGGAGATGGCCTGGGTGACGTTGACGACCAGGGCCTCCGGGTCGGTGATCAGGGTGGTGCCGGCGGGCAGCTCGACGGCACCGGCCAGGATCTGGCTGCCGGCCTCGAGACCCTCGACGGAGACGGTGAAGTTCTCCGGGATGTTGGTGGCCTCGGCCTCGACCTGCAGGGTCGCGTTGTCGACCGTGACGACGGTGTCCGGGCCGGCCTCGCCCTCGACGTAGACGGCGACGTCGACGATGACCTTCTCACCCTTGCGGACGATGACCAGGTCGACGTGCTCGATGAACCGCTTGACCGGGTCGCGCTGCACGTCCTTGGCCAGGGCCAGGTGCTCCTCGCCCTCGACGTCCAGGCTCAGCACGGCGTTGGACATCTTCAGGGCCATCATCGTGTCGTGGCCCGGCAGGGTCAGGTGGATCGGGTCGGTGCCGTGGCCGTAGAGCACGGCGGGCACCTTGTCGGCGCGGCGGATGCGGCGGGCGGCACCCTTGCCGAACTCGGTGCGCCGCTCGGCGGAGATGTTGAGGTTGTCGGACATGTCGTGGCCTCCAGGATGAACGTGGGGGTGTGGTCGGTACTGGGCGGTGGGCCTCGACGCGGGACGCGGCACGAGAGGTCGGCGGCCAGCCGACTCGCGGAGGCGCACCGCGTCGATTCACGGAGCAGCCAGACCACGTCGTCGGTTACCGGTCATCAGTGGTCGTGCAGCGTCCCTCGCCGAGGCAACACCGGACAGTGTAGGCGCTGCCCCCTGGCAGCCCCAAAACGCCCCGGACCTCGGCTCCCGCGGCTACTCCGGACGCACCGGCGCGGAGCCGGTCAGGCGTTCCCGTCGAACATGCTGGTGACCGAGCCGTCCTCGAAGACCTGCCGGATGGCCTGGCTGATCAGCGGGGCGATCGACAGCTCGGTGACCTTGTCCAGAGCCCGGGCCTCGTCGCTGAGCGGCAGCGTGTTGGTCACGATGACCTCACGGGCCACGGAGTCCCGCAGCCGCTCGACCGCCGGGTCGGAGAAGATGGCGTGCGTCGCGGCGACGACCACGCTGCTGGCACCGTCGGCCATCAGCGCGTCCGCGGCCTGGCAGATCGTGCCCCCGGAGTCGATCATGTCGTCGACCAGGATGCAGGTACGCCCGGTGACCTCACCGACGACCCGGTTGGCCACGCTGTGGTTGGGGCGGGTGGTGTCGCGGGTCTTGTGGATGAACGCCAGCGGCGCCCCGCCCAGGCGCCGCGACCACTGCTCGGCGACCTTGATCCGGCCGGCGTCCGGGGAGACCACGGCCAGGTCCTCCGTGCCGTAGTGCTCCTTGACGTGGTCGGCCAGGATCGGCAGCGCCATCAGGTGGTCGACCGGGCCGTCGAAGAAGCCCTGGATCTGGGCGGTGTGCAGGTCGACGGCCATCAGCCGGTCGGCCCCCGCCGTCTTGAACATGTCCGCGATCAGCCGCGCCGAGATCGGCTCGCGCCCCCGGTGCTTCTTGTCCTGCCGGGCGTACCCGTAGAAGGGCAGGACCACCGTGATCCGCTTGGCCGAGGCCCGCTTGAGCGCGTCGACCATGATCAGGTGCTCCATGATCCACTCGTTGATCGGCGCGGTGTGGCTCTGCAGCACGAACGCGTCGCAGCCCCGCACCGACTCGTCGAACCGCACGTAGATCTCGCTGTTGGCGAACTCGTATGCCTGGGTCGGCACCAGCTGGGTGCCCAGCGCGGCCACCACCTCCTCGGCGAGCGCGGGGTGGGCCCGGCCGCTGAACACCATCAGGTTCTTCTCGGTGGTCTTCAGGATGCCGGTCACGCCGGGTCGCCTTCCTGTCCGGAGCCGGTATGCCGTGCCGTCCGGGCCTCCTCGGCCGCCGCGGCGGTCTTGCTGCCGGCCCGGCGCCGGTCCACCCAGCGGGGGATGTTGCGCTGCTTGCCCCGGGCCACGGCCAGCTCGCCCGGGTCGGTGCCCTGGGTCACCGCGGACCCCGCGGCGACGTAACTGCCGTCGGCGAGGTCGACCGGTGCCACGAGCACCGAGTTGCTACCCACGAAGGTGTGCGCGCCGATGGTGGTGTGGTGCTTGTCCACCCCGTCGTAGTTCGCGAAGATCGTGCCGGCCCCGATGTTGGCGCCGGCACCGATCGTGGCGTCCCCGGCATACGTCAGGTGCGGCACCTTGGCGCCCTCCCCGATCCGGGCGTTCTTGGTCTCCACGAAGCCACCGATCTTGCCGTTGGCCCCCAGCTCGGTCCCTGGGCGCAGGTAGGAGAACGGTCCCACCGTGGCGCCGGCGCCGATCAGGGCCAGCTCGGTCTGCGCCCGGACGACGGTCGCGCCGTCCCCGACCTCGGTGTCGGTCAGCGTGCTGTCCGGGCCGATGACCGCCTCGGACCCGACGATGGTCGCGCCGAGCAGCTGGGTGTTCGGCCGGATGACCGTGTCCTTCCCCACCGAGACCTGGCTGTCGATCCAGGTGGTGGCCGGGTCGACCACGGTGACACCCTCGCGCATCCACCCCTCCACGATCCGGCGGTTCAGCTCTGCACCCATCCGGGCCAGCTGGACGCGGTCGTTGACGCCCTCGGTCTGCCAGAGGTCCTCGATCATGTGCGCCCGGACGGCGCCACCGGCCTCGCGCGCCAGGCCGAGCACGTCGGTGAGGTACTTCTCCCCCTGCGCGTTGTCGGTCGTCACCCGGGTCAGCTGCTCGCGCAGCACCCCGGCGTCGAAGGCGTAGATGCCGGAGTTGATCTCGCGCACGTCGAGGGCGTCGGCGAACTGCCCGCCGGTCTCCCGCTCGCGGACGGCGTCCTTGTGCTCGATGACCCGGAGCACCTGGCCATCCGCGTCGCGCACGACCCGGCCGTAGCCGGTCGGGTCGGCCAGCTCGGCCGTGACGACGGTCACCGCGTTGCCGGCCTCCTCGTGCGCCGCCGTGAGGTCCTGCAGCGTGGCGGTGCTGAGCAGCGGGACGTCCCCGTAGGTGACCAGCACGGTCCCGGTCAGGTCACCCGGGAGCACGGTGAGCCCGCACTCCACGGCCCGGCCGGTGCCCTTGACCTCGTCCTGGTCGGCGATCAGGGCGTCGGCGTCGACCTGTGCGACGTGGCCCGCGACCCGGTCGCGGTCGTGCCGGACGACGACGGCGAGGTAGCCCGGGGAGGTGCCCCGCGCCGCGGCCAGCGCGTGGCCGAGGAGCGTGCGCCCACCGATCGGGTGCAACACCTTGGGGACCAGGGACTTCATCCGGGTGCCCTCGCCTGCCGCGAGGACGATGACGGCTGCCGGGTGGTGGGTGCTCACGCCGATGCGCTCCGAACTGTCGGGGGGGGCTGTCGGTTGCATGCTACTCGCCGGGAAGGTCCGGGCGTGCCTACCCCGGGAGGCAGACAGCGGGCTCCCCGGGTAGGAATCGAACCTACGTCGCTAATCCTGATTCAAAGTCAGGCGGCCCCTACCAGCAGAGCAACCGGGGAACGCCCGGACATGTGCCCGGGACCCACCAAGGTTAGGACAGATCCGCGGCGGATCCGACCCGGGTTGACATGATGGGGGCGTGACTCCCCGGGAATCGAAGGTCTCTGCCGCTGCCCGCCACCGGATGACCGGCCCCCAGCGACGTGAGCAACTCATCACGATCGGGCGCCGACTCTTCGCCGAGAAGGGCTTCGAGGGGACCACCGTCGAGGAGATCGCCGCCTCCGCCGAGGTGTCTAAGCCGGTGATCTACGAGCATTTCGGGGGCAAGGAGGGCCTCTATGCCGTGGTGGTGGACCGGGAGATCTCGGCCCTGCTGAGCTCGATCACCGAGGCCCTGACCAAGCCGGGGCACGCGCGCCTGCTCCTGGAGCGGGCCGCGATGGCCCTGCTGGACTACATCGAGACCTCCACGGACGGCTTCCGGATCCTGGTGCGGGACAGTTCCCCCGGCCAGTCCACCGGCTCCTTCGCCAGCCTGATCAGCGACGTTGCCACCCAGGTCGAGCACATCCTGGCCGCCGAGTTCAAGCGGCGCAAGCTCGACCCGAAGATGGCCCCGCTGTATGCGCAGATGCTCGTGGGCATGGTGGCGACCCCGGGCGGGTGGTGGCTGGACTCGCGCAAGTTCAAGAAGGAGGACGTGGCCGCCCACCTGGTCAACCTGGCGTGGAACGGCCTGGCCGGCATGGAGGCCAAGCCGCGGCTGCGGGAGAAGCCGGACAAGGGCTGAGCCCCCGGCGGATCAACGCCGCGTGCCGTCCCGCCCCTCCGGCTCGAACGGGATCAACAGCCGGCGTAGCTGGTCGGCCACCTCCTGCTGGTGCTGCGCCCCGAGGCCGGCGAGCATCTCCCGCTCACCGTCGACGAGGTCGGACATCGCGGCGTCCACGAGCTGCCGGCCGCGGGCGGTCAGGCCGACCAGCACCCCGCGGCGGTCGGTCGCCGACGGGTGACGGTCCACCAGGCCCCGCCCCACGAGCCGGTCGACCCGGTTGGTCATCGTCCCGCTGGTGACCAACGTCTCGCGGATCAGCTGCCCCGGCGTCAGCTGATAGGGCTCGCCGGAGCGGCGCAGCGCCGACAGCACGTCGAACTCCCACCCCTCGAGGCCGTGCTCGGCGAACGCGGTGCGGCGGGCCAGGTCGAGGTGCCGGGCCAGCCGGGAGATGCGGGACAGGACCTCCAACGGGGCGACGTCCAGGTCCGGGCGCTCCCGGCGCCACGCGGCGACGATCCGGTCGACCTCGTCGACTGCCTCCTCCGTCATGGACCCAGGGTAGACGCAGTCGAGATTCTCGACGTCAAGACTTTGCCGGTCGGGTCAGGGCTCGACGACCTCGGCGGCCTCCAGCCACTCGGCCTCGAGGGCCTCCTCCTGGGCGGTGACCTCGGCCAACTCGGCGGTCAGGTCCGCGAGCGCCTCCGGATCGGTGGCGGCCTCGGCCATCCGCTCGTGCAGCTGGGCCTGCCGCGCGTGCAGCTTGTCCAGCGCCTTCTCCACCCGGGCCAGCGCCTTGCGGGCCTCGCGCGCCTGCGCGGGCGAGGGGCCCTCGGGCTGCGCCCCGGCGGGTGCGGCCGGCGCGGCACCACCGGCCGGACGGGCGGGCGCCGACCGCACTGCCTCCTGCCGACGGCGCAGCTCCAGGTACTGCTCGACCCCGCCCGGCAGGTCCCGCAGCGAACCGTCCCCGAGCAGCGCGACCTGTCGGTCGGTCATCCGCTCCAGCAGGTACCGGTCGTGCGAGACCACCAGGAGCGTCCCGGCCCACCCGTCGAGCACGTCCTCCAGGGAGGTGAGGGTGTCGATGTCCAGGTCGTTGGTCGGCTCGTCGAGCAGCAAGACGTTCGGCTCGTCCATCAGCAACCGCACGAACTGCAGCCGCCGCCGTTCCCCACCGGACAGGTCGCCCACCCGGGACTGCTGCCGTCCGCCGGTGAAGCCGAGCCGGGTGGCCAGCTGGCTGGCGCTGATCTCCTTGCCGCCGAGCACGGTGAAGGACCGCACCTGCGTGATCGCGTCGATGACGGTGCGCCCGGCCAGCGGCTCGAGTTCCTTCAGCTCCTGGCTCAGGTAGGCGACGGCGACGGTCTTGCCGGTCTTCAGGGTGCCGGTCTCCAGCGGCAGGTGGCCCTGCAGCACCCGCAGCAGCGTGGACTTGCCGGCGCCGTTGACCCCGACGATGCCGTACCGGTCCCCCGGCCCCAGCCGCCAGGTGACGGAGTCCAGGATGACCCGCTCGCCCAGCCGAACCGTGGCATCCACCAGGTCGAGCACGTCCTTGCCAAGCCTGGTGGTCGCGAACCGGACCAGCTCCACCTCGTCGCGCGGCGGGGGCTCGTTGCCGATCAGCTCGGAGGCCGCGTCCAGGCGGAACTTCGGCTTGCTGGTGCGGGCCGGGGCGCCGCGGCGCAGCCAGGCCAGCTCCTTGCGCAGCAGGTTGGCCCGCCGCTCCTCGGTGACCGCCGCGACCCGGGCACGTTCGGCGCGGGCCAGGACGTAGGCGGCGTACCCGCCCTCGTAGGTGTGCACCTGGCCGTCGGTGACCTCCCAGGTCCGGGTGCTCACCGCGTCGAGGAACCACCGGTCGTGGGTGACCACGACCAGGCCGGTGCCGGGGCGGGTCCGCCGCGTCGACAGGTATGCCGCCAGCCAGGCGACGCCCTCGACGTCGAGGTGGTTGGTGGGCTCGTCGAGCAACAGCAGGTCGGGGTCGGCCACCAGCAGGGAGGCCAGCGCCAACCGCCGCTTCTCCCCTCCGGACATCGGGCCGACCAGGGCGCCCAGCCCGCCCACCGCCGCGGCGTCCAGCCCTCCGAGCAGTCCGTGCAGGATCTCCCGGACCCGGGCGTCACCAGCCCACTCGTGCTCGGCCAGGTCGCCGAGCACGGCCTGCGCCACGGTGTCCTCCGGCGCCAGCTCGTCCTGTTGGCTGAGCATGCCGCTCACCAGCCCGCCGACCCGGATCACCCGGCCGCCATCGACCTCCTGCGTGCCGGCCAGCACCCGGAGCAGGGTGGACTTGCCCCCGCCGTTGCGGCCGACGACCCCGATCCGGTCGCCGTCGAGGACGCCGACGGAGACGCCGTCGAGCAGCACCTGGGTGCCGACCGTGAGCGAGGCCCGGTCGGTCGTGACCAGCCCCGCCATCAGGAGGTGGACCCGTCGGTCGACCCGGAGGTCGACGTGGTGGGGCCGGGCGCGGACGGCGTGAAGGAGCCGACCACCTGGGCACCGGGGACCGGCCCGTCCACCCGGACGATGTCCCCCTCCGGACCGCGGGCCGCCAGACCCACGGTGAGGTCGATGGCCGCGTCGCTAGAGCCGACCAGGAAGGCCACGGTCGGGCCGGACCCGGACACCACGGCCCCCTCGACGTCCAGGTCCAGCCCCGCCTGCACCACCGTGGCCAGCGTCGGGTCCAGGCTCATTGCCGCCTCCTGCAGGTCGTTGTGCAGCGCGGCACCCACCGCGGTGGACTCCATGGTGCGCAGCGCCGTGAGCAGCTCCCCGGTCGGCTCGGGGTCCGGTGGCGTGTGGCCGGCCGCCTCCCGCAGCCGGTCGCACTCGGCATACACCTCGGGTGTGGACAGGCCACCGTGCCGGCTGATCCACAACACCCAGTGCAACCGCCCCCGGGCCAGCACCGGCGCCAGCTGCTCACCCCGACCCGACCCGATCGCGGTGCCCCCGTGCAGCAGGAAGGGCACGTCCGAGCCCAGCCGCGCGGCGAGCACGGCCAGCTCGTCCCGGCTGAGCCCGAGCCCCCACAACGCGTCGCAGGCCACCAGCGCCCCGGCCGCGTCGGCGGACCCCCCGGCCATCCCGGCCGCGACGGGGATCTGCTTGTCGATGGTGATCGAGACCGGTTGCTGCCCCCCGGACTCCTCCGCGAGCAGGCGCGCCGCCCGCAGCGCCAGGTTGCTGCCGTCCTGCGGCACCCGGTCGGCGTGCCGCCCCCCGACCCGCACCGACCAGTCGTCCGACGGGGTCACGATGACGTGGTCGTAGAGCCCCACGGCGTGGAACACCGTGGCCAGCTCGTGGTAGCCGTCCTCCCGCAGCGGCCCGACCACGAGCTGCAGGTTGATCTTGCCGGGGACACGGGCGGTCACCCCAGTGGGTGTGGCGGCGAGTGTCATGCGGTCACCCTATGGGCTGGGCCGGGATGTCCGGCCAACCCCCGGTCCGGTCCCTGCGCGCCGGTCAGCGGCCGCGGGCAGCGGCGACCGCGGCGAACTGGGTGACGTCCAGGCGTTCGCCCCGGGCCTGCGGGTCCACGCCGGCGGCGCGCAGCACCCGCTCGGCCTCCGCGGCGGAGCCGGCCCAGCCGGCCAGCGCCGCCCGCAGGGTCTTGCGCCGCTGCGCGAAGGCCGCGTCGACCACGGCGAACACCTCTTCCCGGGACGCCGGCGTCGGCGGCGGCGGGCGCCGCACCATGGAGACCAGGCCGGAGTCGACGTTCGGCGCGGGCCAGAAGACAGTGCGGCCGACCCGACCCGCGAGCCGGACGTCCGCATACCAGGAGGCCTTCACGCTGGGCACCCCGTAGGCCTTGCTCCCCGGGGCGGCCGCGAGCCGCTCGGCCACCTCCAGCTGCACCATCACCAGCACCCGGTCCAGCCCCGGCAGCACCTCGAGCAGGTGCAGCACGACCGGCACCGACACGTTGTAGGGCAGGTTGGCCACCAGGGCGGTCGGCTGCGGGTCCGGCACCTCCCGCACGGCCAGCGCGTCCGTATGCAGCACGGTCAGCCGGTCCGCCAGCGCCGGGGCGACCTCGGCCACGGTGTGCGGCAGCTGACCGGCCAGGGTCGGGTCGATCTCGAGGGCAGTGACGGCGGACACCTCGGGCAGCAGCGCCAGGGTCAGCGACCCCAGGCCGGGGCCGACCTCCAGCACCACGTCGTCGGGCCCCACCCCGGCGCTGCGCACGATCTTGCGGACCGTGTTGGCGTCGATCACGAAGTTCTGCCCCCACTGCTTGGTGGGTCGCACGCCCAGCCGGGAGGCCAGGGCCCGGACCTGCGCCGGCCCGAGCAGCCCGGAGTCCTCCGTCACCACGGCCCGTAGACCGCCTCGCTGTTGGCGGACAGCGACTCGCACAGGGTCGGCACCGCCAGGTTGAGGGTGGCCGCCATCGCCCGCACGGTGAGCGGGACCAGGTAGGGCGCGTTCTGCCGCCCCCGGTGCGGGTGGGGGGTCAGGTAGGGGGCGTCGGTCTCGACCAGCAGGTGCTCCGGCGGCGTGACGGCCAGCGCGTCCCGCAGGCCGCGGGCGTTCTTGAAGGTGACGGTCCCGGCGAAGGACAGGTAGTAGCCGCGCCGGACACACTCCCGGGCCATCTGCGCGTCACCGGAGAAGCAGTGCAGCACGG contains:
- a CDS encoding TPM domain-containing protein, whose protein sequence is MSTDRTNRREPAGTTPARRLLALLTLGVTLALAVAASLVGVAGTASAEEPFALPDRVVDRARALTDDGPVRTALDDLREETGIDLHVVYVRDFAGLDGPTWATRTAELSGLPDTAFVLAIATEDRRYGTVFDADEVSADTAATVESDWIEPALREDDWAGAATAAAQGYAEESDGPSPGAFVMFVVAVGAGIVTAGTGLWRAFRGGRKNARAWSAAIGDRLSAIDRSLVELDGRLQSAGSEQAYAEAEFGPDAAGDWQRAVQRARAGQDEAHRLRSAFTPPPSGDPAHLPAELDDITARIDAAGAALTAQSRRMDAARDLAGGGPAAVHELRQRLSATGSHLGDLAAAVPGRVQDGPPGLQQFCDRDLERAGEAGAEGLDLVQRAEAALGHRRTYQAATLLTGAGGALATVEESIGRLGDPAAALARLQGEAEVLTARLEKRLRTARNYTGAAPGTGRQPPRYSSAVDFPPLLEAVARAEETLAADEGGTADPVEYPEALRTALASLERALVPHLAAERRRAHDAEVANGRGPRSRFRSGARRSSRRRSRSGGRRRSGGGRF
- a CDS encoding TPM domain-containing protein, which translates into the protein MRRQVLHPVAARVSALLTALLALVLLTGAPAYATDPFNLPDELVDEAGVLDDDAAVRAAQDRLQAEGGLQLFLVYVDDFSGMDGPSWADRTAELSGLGAQDLLVAVAVEDRRWGYSVHEDSGLSDGQVDEVASDYIEPQLRDGDWAGAGVAAAEGYLEKANEESVTGRVLLIGLGVLLVAGIGYFVGRALLRRRRARQVAQEEQELREARAQELGSALVALDDELESAESELLYAEAEFDPDLTVPFREALEASRAESVQAYRQRSELGEVTTVTSHTETMKTLGDLADLVHQAGSRLAEHAAAFAELRKLADRAPERTTELSGALEAARGRLDDLASLLAARSDLTAGQQEQVGDQVTEGRQWLDQADAALGQARERVDRGDPEDAVVPLRTAEGLLSRVGQRLDQLSDVDRLVGEWTALLEEARASLSSDVSDAARLAPQDATVTGLAAEATAALGRATDGSEDPVDLAEELGQIEGRLDDALESYREAEETRRKQQEAYAAQRRRTGFRMDSLNKAVQLDRWALSDRQRQEVQEIKDLVTSAEALSATDPVRAKTDLTAATNRAGRILAVINSARAARVVDETDSGSGWDWGWGSGGSVGSWGSSRSSRSRSSSRSRSSSSRRSSSRSSSSSRRSSGSRRSGGGRF
- the pth gene encoding aminoacyl-tRNA hydrolase, with amino-acid sequence MDPWLVVGLGNPGPRYAGNRHNIGAMVIAELAEQAGASAREHKARAWLSEIRLGTLPGGAPGPRVLLAQPMTYMNVSGGPVKNLLSFFKVPVEQLVVIHDELDIDFGAVRLKRGGGEGGHNGLRSISQSVGTKDYLRVRLGIGRPPGRQDPADYVLSDFPARDRVEVELLIGDGVDAVHDLVHQGLEAAQQRFHSR
- a CDS encoding 50S ribosomal protein L25/general stress protein Ctc; amino-acid sequence: MSDNLNISAERRTEFGKGAARRIRRADKVPAVLYGHGTDPIHLTLPGHDTMMALKMSNAVLSLDVEGEEHLALAKDVQRDPVKRFIEHVDLVIVRKGEKVIVDVAVYVEGEAGPDTVVTVDNATLQVEAEATNIPENFTVSVEGLEAGSQILAGAVELPAGTTLITDPEALVVNVTQAISEEALEAELAEAEAEAGIEHEESDEEAAEAAEGESEGDAAAAEGESAGESEDA
- a CDS encoding ribose-phosphate diphosphokinase, with translation MTGILKTTEKNLMVFSGRAHPALAEEVVAALGTQLVPTQAYEFANSEIYVRFDESVRGCDAFVLQSHTAPINEWIMEHLIMVDALKRASAKRITVVLPFYGYARQDKKHRGREPISARLIADMFKTAGADRLMAVDLHTAQIQGFFDGPVDHLMALPILADHVKEHYGTEDLAVVSPDAGRIKVAEQWSRRLGGAPLAFIHKTRDTTRPNHSVANRVVGEVTGRTCILVDDMIDSGGTICQAADALMADGASSVVVAATHAIFSDPAVERLRDSVAREVIVTNTLPLSDEARALDKVTELSIAPLISQAIRQVFEDGSVTSMFDGNA